Proteins encoded by one window of Lathyrus oleraceus cultivar Zhongwan6 chromosome 1, CAAS_Psat_ZW6_1.0, whole genome shotgun sequence:
- the LOC127111374 gene encoding protein SRG1, with the protein MEEFKNPSGISLLVPSVQELAKDENLSNVPLRYIQPQLDDSILSQVDSTLEIPIIDIHNLLSKEFGSEELVKLHLACKDWGFFQLVNHDVSSSLVEKVKLEIQDFFNLPMSEKRKFWQTPQHMEGFGQAFVVSEEQKLDWADMFYMTTLPKHSRMPHLFPQLPLPLRETLELYSQEMKNLGMVIVGHIGKALNMKEMEMRELFEDGIQMMRMNYYPPCPQPEKVIGLTRHSDPVGVTILLQLNEVQGLQIKKDGVWVSIKPLPNAFIVNIGDMLEIITNGIYRSIEHQAIVNSKKERVSIATFYSSKQDSIVGPSESLITEQTPSRFRKIGVEEYFSNLFARKLDGKSYIDVMRIEHED; encoded by the exons ATGGAAGAATTCAAGAACCCATCTGGCATTTCTCTTTTGGTACCATCAGTTCAAGAGTTAGCTAAAGATGAGAACCTTTCGAATGTTCCACTTAGATATATTCAGCCTCAACTTGATGACTCTATTCTTTCTCAAGTTGATAGTACACTTGAAATTCCAATTATTGATATTCATAACTTGCTTTCAAAAGAATTTGGGAGTGAAGAATTGGTTAAGCTTCACCTTGCTTGCAAAGATTGGGGGTTCTTCCAG TTGGTAAATCATGATGTTAGTTCTTCCTTGGTGGAGAAAGTAAAATTGGAGATTCAAGACTTCTTCAACCTTCCAATGTCTGAGAAGAGAAAGTTTTGGCAGACTCCACAACATATGGAGGGATTTGGACAAGCATTTGTTGTTAGTGAAGAACAAAAGCTTGATTGGGCTGATATGTTTTATATGACAACACTTCCTAAACACTCTAGAATGCCTCACTTATTTCCACAACTTCCTCTTCCTTTAAG AGAAACACTAGAATTATACTCGCAAGAAATGAAAAATCTAGGCATGGTTATTGTTGGCCATATAGGAAAAGCTTTGAATATGAAAGAAATGGAAATGAGAGAATTATTTGAAGATGGAATACAAATGATGAGGATGAACTATTATCCTCCATGTCCTCAACCTGAAAAGGTTATTGGTCTCACAAGACATTCAGATCCTGTAGGTGTCACTATCCTCCTACAACTCAATGAAGTTCAAGGACTCCAAATAAAGAAAGATGGCGTGTGGGTCTCTATTAAGCCTCTGCCAAATGCCTTCATTGTCAACATTGGGGACATGCTAGAG ATTATTACAAATGGAATATATCGAAGTATAGAGCATCAAGCAATAGTGAACTCGAAAAAAGAAAGAGTTTCAATTGCAACCTTCTATAGTTCAAAACAAGATAGTATTGTAGGTCCTTCGGAGAGCTTAATTACTGAACAAACACCTTCACGATTTAGAAAAATTGGAGTTGAGGAATACTTCAGCAACTTATTTGCTCGTAAACTTGATGGAAAGTCTTACATTGATGTCATGAGAATAGAGCATGAAGATTGA